A single region of the Marinobacter salinisoli genome encodes:
- a CDS encoding urease subunit gamma, which produces MELTPRDKDKLLLFTAALLAERRKAKGLKLNYPEAIALISAEIMEGAREGRSVAELMSSGTEILTRDDVMDGVADMITKCRWKRRSPMARNS; this is translated from the coding sequence ATGGAATTAACGCCCAGAGACAAAGACAAGCTGCTGCTGTTCACCGCAGCACTGCTCGCTGAACGCCGCAAGGCCAAAGGCCTGAAGCTGAACTACCCGGAAGCCATCGCCCTGATCAGCGCCGAAATCATGGAAGGTGCCCGCGAAGGCCGCTCCGTGGCCGAACTGATGAGCTCCGGCACCGAAATCCTCACCCGGGATGACGTCATGGACGGCGTTGCCGACATGATCACGAAGTGCAGGTGGAAGCGACGTTCCCCGATGGCACGAAACTCGTGA